The genomic region aaaatattgtttatgccaaagcgcttgattaaagaataaagaaataaataatatgaaaaccatatattttctgttctaaaccatatctattctattttagtgtgcccagcgaagggggccgggtttgctagtaaatatataaaaattttttgaagattaaatttagattaatttttatttatttgccaacattttatattaaaatacttaTCTTTAAAAATGCCCCCTAATTAAtccatttttatgtatttcctcAACActattaacaaatttttcaattttaccgttattttaatttttatttatgtatttccaaaactgtttgtataaaaatatttcgatcCTTAAAACATCCACTATACACTAtcctatttttatgtatttacttaaaattagcgacgtaaaaagaaattattattgttaaattattaatttttaaacattttatataaaaacacttCTATCATTCCCCATTCAAGACGTTTTCAAAAAGTGAAAAGTACcgttatattaatttatttttatttattttccaaaaattttgatatacaaATATTCTATCATCAAAATCTTTATCCAttcaaattttatgcatttttccattactggtcaatgaaatattaatttagcttttctgatttttgaaaaataccgtTATCGTGATTGTTAACCGATTTCACCCATTCCATAACCACTCATCCAGctaataccaaaaaatttttataaaaaatttcgtcataatatcttcatttttatttgaatgggCGATGGGTATGCcagatttcaataattttcaaaatcatgTTTAAGAAGAACAAAAGCAATGGTAGAGTTTGATAAAGAAGTTCCATAGATATCTGCAAATATTTCCTCGAAAGTGTGGGGTACCAAGCCCATTTACCCACATTTTTAAGTAAGCTTATTTACTTCTTTAATATCAACCCGTCGTCTACAAGACAATTAAACTAATTTGCATTAATAATAACTGGAATATTGTTCtttcttttcaatttgtttttgttgttttttaatccATCCATATCTCTTTGAATATCTCAACTGAAAACTATATTTGTCGATATGTCAAAGGTTGAGGAAAACAATTAACTTTGACTTAGTTGAAATAATCGTAAAAATCCTCTTTCTCTTCTCACACCACCACGCCTTTTTTGGCTTGCGGCAAAGTGCGGTATGCgtattcgtacatacatatgcacgtatgtatgtataccgaATATGAATGAAAGTAGTAAACTTTTCAGTATCCCCATTACATAAGCAGTTTAGTTCATGCAATCACATATACAAACGCAAAGCGGAGAATAGAGGGGTGCCCAACGCTTGACGCCAAGCGAAATAAGTTTGGTATGCAATTAAGTCCTCGCAGCGATTAAAAGTGTAGGCGGTTTAAATCCCAGCGGATTAGAaggaaatgaatttaaaaacaagttaaaTGATAAGTAAGCACAGCAAAGACATGCAAAAGGGAACATAACGATAACAGGGTGGTGCGTACAACTTCTTGATACGCAGATTTTTACAAAGATATGCTCCGACATATGAAAGTATGATATTTGCATTAGGGTGAAACGAAATTTACGTGAAAGGAAGACGTATTTAAACGTACTCTTAGCCGAAAATATGTAGGTCCACATGTTATCTAAAAAAAAGAGTCCCAAAGAAACTATTAAAAGtttggtaggtgaaatggttgaagttctCGAAGTTAAAAACCAAAGTTAACCAAAAGTTAAGAGGCTAAAAGTTAAAAAGCCTGTggattgtttacaaattttgcattgaaaatctttattttctcCTATAAATCAAACTGATATGAATTCGGCGTTATATTATAGAATGTGTTTTTAACGTTCGATTTGACTAAGTTAATTAGGTTCTAGTACGACTAACACTTCTAGCACATAATTTTCTGTTTGGCCAGTAGAGTTCAGTTAACTCCTTTCTAAAAGAGAATTTACGAGCTTTAATAAAACCATTGATTAAAAATTTCGCCATTTGAAAGCGATATTTAACTATAGTTCACCGTAAACTGCAGTTAAGGCTCGATGTAAATAGGCCATAAAGATTATACACGTTCGAAAAAGTCAAATAGTCGAAATTGTCCATAAATACAAatgtcataaataaataaataaaaataatttttgtagtcATTTTCCATTCAAttgagtatttgtttttttttcgcaaaactgtgtatataaaatatttcataaacgcGTTGAGAATTGAGCcgcgaaaaaaataataagcaaatagCCTGATTTTTGAAATCAATCTATTTCTTTGTTAATAATAGCCAAGTAAATCTTTGGAACATCCAGACGAAGTATTTCATTGTCATAAAAGgcaaataacgaaaaatttgctAATAATGTACGATTATAATAAATTACTGAAATGGTCAGCcataaagtaatataaaaattgttgaattcaTCTGTCAGAATTTACCTGCTCAAAGTTGCACTTAGATTAAATAACACACGGTGGAGAGATTTCAGAAAGTGTGGCCACCAtaagaccgttaaccggctctcagcgattttgaaggaatagctgatttgctgacgtaacagggGTTTGTTTACAATAGAAGGCAGCAAAAATCTCAattggtgatatatgaaaaaatcaacgcagctaCTGCTCATGTTACTTCATTGCCGTCTGAACTAACCTCactttacacaatttttattcatttcatttgcctctctgtatttttcacaaattccCTATGACGTAACAGCCGAagttaatgtaacaattttgcCCCGGATGGCCATACAACCATTCGTGTTTTCTTTTCTCGCAATCATGCCGCATTTATTCCACCCTGTGTCAGAGctgtcaaattttcattttcttttatcaGCATGTTCAAAGGATAGCGTTTTATTTTCTCAAACTGTTGCACTCACATCCACATAATGttgcatatttcattttaaaatagaacaaaaagaACCCAGGGTGTAGGAAATACTTTCATAGTGTCGGTGTATAGGGCAAATTCTTgtagagaaaataaattttacgttttaATCGTTGCAGCTGACAACCTGTCAAAATCATGACACGTGACGCGTATTTTCATAATTGGAACAAAACTAGAAttctttatacatacatacattgtacatatacatataatattatgtgaatgaatttcttttttcactaTGTATTGACAGCAATCCTAAAATTTACGCATGTAGCAGCGCAGCAAGGACAGCAACGCAAAAGTCGTCAGTCTGATAACGGAATAGTGTAAAAATCGCAATGATGCGGAGGAGTTTGAGCGAATGAGAGAACTCAGCGTCCAATAGAAAAACCAATTGCATTTTCACCAATTGCATTTTCATTGCATCGATTTACTCTCTTTCCTCTCTCTTTCTCACTCTTTTGTCGGATGCGTGCTCGCTCGCACTTTCATTCAAGCTACCATGACCTTTCGGTCAGCTGATAGTGCGCATTCGCTGCGAACACCCCCTTtggcatttgaattttttatttttgctgttactgattttgttgctattgttctGGCAGCAGCGCTCCCCCACAACACTTTTGGTAATTTTTGTTACTGTTTTCACTAAAGTTCACTTGtacttatttgtaaatttatgttGCGTATAAATACTCcccccttttttgtttttttttcggttcaattttatttcattgagtTTTGTAGCAAATTCGTTAACTAGTTTATACTTTACGAGAAGTACGTTTGCTTGTAGTTTTGCGTTGTCAATATTGTTTTTCTCTTATATTAACGTACTTCCCAAGGGTCGTGTTGTTGTAAATGCCTGTAGGAATCACAACCCATATAGTAAGTATTATTGAGCATTAGGTTAATTGAATCTGAGTCAGCGCAATGGGTACTACtctgtattacaaaaataaaaataagaaaaaccaaaGTAActacaaatacataaaaacaaaaatatcagacAGTCGATAACGCTATGTCATTACATTACAATTAATTGACATGAGTGGGTGGATTGGAAAATTGGACGaatgtgtgtgtacgtatatGCATATAAGTAAGCGGGACTTAGCAAGGCAAGTAATTGGggtaaatgttaaaataatataaggACGAGGGAAGCGCaagataaagaaaacaaaatagaaacgtACACTGATGAGAATATAGAGCAAATTACACGAAAGGGCAGTGATTATTCGATTTTGAAGAGTGTTCGGATGCACGAAACGGAACTCCTAGTACTTAGattatataaatattcaatGGCAACTACACAAACAAGGTTCAAGCCCTTCTTGATGGTGGAAAAAATACCAATAAAATATTAGTCTGCCACATAAAGAGGCACTCAACCTACAAAAGGTACCAATCGAACACTCCCACCAATATTTACTGAACTGCGAGTCGCATTTGGTAGGAAATTGTGATAATAATCGCGACGCGACTTTAAGTGGCATCAATAAACATATCGATAATGTCAGGCGCTAGAGCGTACAAAGAGCGCTAGTAACTTGAATATTTAGGGTCATAACGGTATACAGTAAGACGGTTACTTTCGCACTTAATCCACTGTCAATTTGCAGGTCAACCTGtaaaaagtgttaaatataattttgcctactatttcatttttttttttttttcaatttgaattttaaaattagaagtagtacacaaaaaattttgtatggtatACATAATTTAATGTGAActttacgcacaatatatttaaaacaatgttAATGTTTAAAaccaaggaaaaaattaaataaaaactcaaaattaaaactatGAGCTGCTCTATGGGTGTTAGAGAACAAAAATGGTATGGTTGGTGGTCAAACCAACGAATTTTAACAATAACTACTCCAACAAAACAATAGTCACTGCCAAAGAAGACACGTACTAAACATCAAAATGTTGGTATGTGTATAGGCATAGAatcagaaaatattgaaattcttGCGTGGAGCGTGGAGAGAACATGAAAAAAGCAGAGGCGTAAAATTATGCGTACGAAGAGTTATACAAAAGAACAGAGAAAGTtagaaaattattcaatgaaaaaaaattttagagtacGAAAAAAAGCAATACATGAGAacttgcatatttaatattCTTCAGGTCAGCTAAaagaatatgtatatacatacaaacatgcataagAGCACGAATGCTAAAATTCAATGCCGTCAATCATTTAAGAACATaactaaaatcatttttttttattttttagttatcagcaacattggaaaaaacttttgtaAGTTATAAATAAGCACTCAAGAGTAcacaaaatggttccaaatAAACATAAATCAAATGTCAAGACATTGATTTTTCCACATCTACAGTTTTTGCGCTTCCGTTTACTGCTTTCGCTACAGCTAGCAGGCGGCACAATTCCCTGCAGCCAGTTAAGAGGAAGAATGAGctataataaaaatggaaaaataaaagctAAGTTGAACAAATTGCAGTACAAGGTGGTCCATGAACCATGAGGTGGTCGCCGCTGTAGAAGGAAAAAGAAGGCACCTACACAAGAGGTTGCGCATGGCACCTCTTCGCCACAAGAGGTATTgttgcatacatacacgcaAATGTAGCTATGTCTGTACTATGTGACAGTTATTTTGACAATCTTCCTCGCTACTAAACCATCCAACCAAAAACCACCCAACTATCTGACAGTATCCTACATGACCCATGGAGCACAGCCAAAATCATTGAttattcaaaaatgtaaaaaaaaacttatgtgTGAGGGTATTATGTGTTATCTCGTactatatatgtttgtatatacacTTACTTGCCAACGAAATTCTCCAATACAGAACTCTTTCCGGCGGATTGACCGCCTACGACGGCAATCTGTGGCAGATCAAGCTGCATATGCACGCCCAATTGCGTGAATGCATCTTGAAGCTTATTTACAATCGGAATTAATTGTTCCATTTTGCTGCTGGTTGTGCTACTTGGGCCGCTGATGCCCTGACTGGAATGGTGGCTGCCTTACGGCCACTGATTACTGCGTGTCTACGGCTGTGCGTTATATCGAGtttcttgctgttgttgttttatctAACTCAATTAAAATGTCTACCTATTAAAtgtatgcgttttttttttaattaacacttAAATTTCAGTAAATTTGTGACACCATACTGGGGTGTCCAGAAATTTTCGCACACACTGCACAAGCGATTACGCTTATACTGCGCCCACTTTTttcttgacaattttttcttccTTCGATATCTACACTATTTGTCACTAGCAATACACCACGCGTAATTCTGTGCACTCCACCGCCTCAACACGACAATGTCCACTAGTTTTCTATATTagttagttaatttttattaaaattttaattttcaactctTTTTCATGGAATTATTGGAGAAAAAATTATACGTTCTTTCCTCACATCCACTTCTTTGGTATCTATCACGATTTCGATTCGCCCTCGACTGATTTCGATTTTTCGTTCCTTGCTTTGTTGTGCCTTTTATTTTACCATTCGTTGTCGTCCGTTAATTCTACTTCTGCTGCTTCTTCTTATCTTGACATTTTTAACGAATTCGTGTACATGAAGTAATTTCTGATAAATAAGACAATGCAGAAGAGATAAAATGACATTAAAAttagagaaaacaaaaaaaattaattgtcaaaaaatttcagaacGAAAGTGACACGACACACAGGAAAAAATGCAACTAGAAGAAAAGCAATTGGGAATTAGCAACAAAAGCCGAGAAAAACACAAACAAGTGTCATGATAGACTTGAGCAGATACTTAGGAACAAAATgtcaaattgagaaaaaatgtttaacgtcAAGATTGCGAAAAAATTAACAGTAAACAGTTGCTAATTACTAATTCGCTGTTATCTAGTGCTGATTCATTTAAACAACTCAGCTGCCGACCAACCCTTTTGCGTTACCCCCCTTCAGAACAAATTCCAAAGGTGTACAGAAACAACTATCTttagacatttttattaaaatattttgtaattaattaatttcgcgTTCAATTTGCTCAATTTTTGGATATGCCTTGGCTATGCTAATAGCACTTGCACTCTTATATTGGAAATTACAAAGCACGTATTTACCGTTACCTATACATAACACTTCAACGAAACAGTCTAATTGGAAtgtggaagttttttttttgttcatcaaTGCTACGTCACCATAAAATGCTCCTTTTAAGCAATGACTGCTTTTTAATCTAATTTATTTTCACTGCAATTTAAGCGTTTTCTAAATACGTTCACATAGAAAAATTTATCAGCCTACAAATAGTAGAGCAGAAAATCAACAACTGAGCAAACTCGACAGCGAATAGTGTTACCAGTCTATTTTCATAAATTGGCGGTACTGCCAGATGTGTTTTTAAGAAATTGCGAAATAATTATAAGTGGTATACGTATTTGGAATAATATTAAAAGAACTTGAAAAATTGTCAAGCAATAGCCTCATATTTAAGAGAATACTTCGCAACCCTAACTTAGCTATATCTCTCCTCTCTGTTCTTCTGTTCTTGATTTTTTCGCATACTTTTGAATTTCACAGCAATAGGAAGACAAGAGCCGATTTTATCAATTCATTCCGgatgtaaaaagaaataatagaaatagaaaatagaaataaaagtagGCTTACATATACGGCGATTATCAACAAATTCATAAGAATTACCCTCCCTGTTcgcatatggcagattacctgctaAGTTGTCAATCAGCTGTTAAGactgttttgaaaaatgttcttcatagaaattaatttggtggaatattttagtgtttttcgTTAATgcttattaacgatatgaagaggaggaggaagagttggaggaaatccgtaagcGACTTTTACTgaggttttaaaaaaaagtatggcagtaatacgcatgcgaaattcAATATTAGATTTTATAATAGCAATAATAGGCCAAAGCGTCTATGGACACTcgttttttctgtaatattgaCGTTCCtccttataaatatatacatatatgcataactGGCCCTTTCTCCTTCTTaggtgttttgccgagctcccTTCTGTAGGTGTGGTGGGTGttgttttttccacaaattgagggacctaccattttggtatttcacagagcttcgaacctacgtacttcgAATTCCGCGCCAAGTCACTCGGGTACACCGGCTTCCATTTACATTCCTCACATGTGTAATAATAAtcatcgataacacagaaaacacagggtagTACGGAAAAGGTATCTTTATCACCTAAGATGATTTAATAATCTCGTATTTCGGTATGGAAATTTTGTATGTAATCtcgcttattttatttatatttttatttttaagcttgaaaaaaaagataGTCTAGTTATACGTGAATCTATTGTAAATTTGTGGAAATTAACAAATCGTCTTGACACTCATGTAGAACATGCTAGGACAATTTTTCCATTGGTTCCATTTGCTGCTGCTTTGTACTTTTTCTTAGGTCACATGTCTCATCGTGCACTATTTCAGAATCAAACCAGAAGCACTTTGGAGAGTTGATAGATAATTCCAGTGTAGTAAATCCCAATCGCAGTTATCTTATCCAATTTATAAGGTGCAGTATCAACAACTTTTCTTTGACAAAAAACATCCAATATAACGATCAGAACTAACATCAAACGCTTCGTGTTTCTTTATTCATATCAATTAGAAACAATGCAGCCCTGTACGGCAGTAATAGCTGAAGTTGTTGTTCAGTGGATTTTGAGCGGAAGTGGCCTATAAGTGACAACTGGTTGACAGAGGTCTTTTCGTTCTAAAGCTTTTAAACGAAAGTTGTATTTTCTTGTGCTGTTAACGTTTCGTGTCGATAAAAAGGACTTAAAAGTAAGTAGAAACTATAAATTGGGGAACAAACGTGAACACAATTAATGGCGCATAATGTTTAAGTGAAATTAGCTCATTTAAATGCCTGATGTTAAAGATTTTAAATGATTGGAAAAATAACTTGAGACGTAGTAGGTCCAATACTTCAACATACAGTTGTTGGTATGTGCGTGCTAAGTTTTTGCTATACATATTTGCAAGTTTGTTGATTTTCAGTAaagcatttattattatttttatttgcagaatGCGTTACGTAGCTGCATACCTATTGGCTGCTCTTGGCGGTGCCGAAAACCCCAAAAATGCTGATCTTGAGAAGATCCTTAGCTCTGTCGGTATTGAAGTTGACTCCGAACGCCTCTCTAAGGTGATCAAAGAATTGAATGGCAAGTCTATTGAAGAACTGATTGCTCAGGGTCGCGAGAAACTCTCGTCCATGCCTGCTGGTGGTGCtgttgctgccgctgctgcACCAGCTGCTGGTGCTGCTGATGCCGGTGCCGACAAGAAGGAAGCCAAGAAAGAAGAGAAGAAGGAAGAATCAGAATCTGAGGACGACGATATGGGCTTCGGTCTCTTCGAATAAGCtactaattatttttaaaggggTCTGCCGGCAGCCGCTAGtgcaacataataaaaaaacgtgCAAAAACTTGTGGGTGAGTaagtcaaaaatacaatttctgCAGTATTTAGAAATAACATGATGAACAAAACTTCTCACCATCTTTCGACTGAGCATAAACGTTGATGTCACATAAGTTTTTAACTGATTGAATGCAACgttaaatgttttattatttttttatttgttagctataatattttttttttttcattacaggTTACCGCTCAAGTTTCAATCAACGGCATCAGCATGGGGAGGGTTTAAAATCGCTGTAAAATTCCGTAAAGacaaactaaaatttgttttttctttggagaCTTGCAATTTAACAAACCTATACAACAAAgttgaattttatttctatgaaataaaagaaagtaaagTTTTTACACGTTTAAAAAAACGGTTTTATTTGCTCTACGCATGTGGGTGGTAGAAAATTAGAGAAGTATTTAgtgcttaaaaaattattttgtagatTGCATCTACTTTAAAGTCTATTTTGAATTTCTATATCTACAATTTATTAGCCAAATTGTTTAGGTGGAGATTCGCGTGATCGTAttacttttgggaaaaatatattttcaatttatttttatttgaccgCACGTTTACGTACATTAATTGTTGACGTAGTAACGTAGGTGCCAGTTGACCAAGGGAACTAAAAAGAGAACAATTCCAACCCCTAACAAACATGCTCGCTCGGATAAGCGATTCATTTGGAAAGGATCTGCTTGGCAGTCGAACAATTGCGGAGGGTGAGTAAATGCTGAAATGATTGCacgattgaaaatttatttggatgATGAACTAAACTTTCACCATCTTTCGACTGAAAAAAACGTTGATGTCAAATAAgtttttaactgataaaatatataatttgaaatGCTATAGTTTAGCTAAGTGCGCAttgcagtaaatttttttttatttgcaggtTACACATACGGCCAACAGAGGAAACGGGTgattgaaataaacaaaaaaaaaattatttgtgaaaaaagcttttttgaaaattttgaatttcattcaaataaaacattttttattaaattaaaaaatatttttttttttaatattaagtaaacagttaacaagtttttaatttaaagactAACCTATTTTTTGAACTAAATCAATTTATaggcacgcatacatacatacatatgtacgtctaTGGTTAAATACACTAACTTATAGGAAAAcggtttttatttcttattgggCTCGCCCTTGTCATCATCTTCATATAAATAATCTTCAGCCTCAAGCAATTTGCGCTGTGTCGGTGTAAGCACCGCATCTGCCGCTGCTTCTGCAGTTATTTGCTCTGCACGCTCATCTATCCATTCCAATACACGATCGTGCCGTTTGCGTTCTGGCGTACTTTTACGTTCACGTCGTTTAGCTAAAAATTTCTCGAAACCTTCTGCCTGCGCTGCTGCAGCAGCAAGCTTTTGTTGAACGCGCTCAAGCGATTCACTAGGCCCCGCCATCTCACTACCAGTCATATTTGTCTTTTGTGTATGTTGTTCCCAGGCCTGTTGAGATTTGCGCATTTTTGTCATTAACTTAGACATAATATGGCGATGATCTAGGCCAAGCACGTCATGACGCATTTCTGGGAAGTGCTCTTCTTCTGCTTCTCCAT from Anastrepha obliqua isolate idAnaObli1 chromosome 2, idAnaObli1_1.0, whole genome shotgun sequence harbors:
- the LOC129239002 gene encoding 60S acidic ribosomal protein P2, which produces MRYVAAYLLAALGGAENPKNADLEKILSSVGIEVDSERLSKVIKELNGKSIEELIAQGREKLSSMPAGGAVAAAAAPAAGAADAGADKKEAKKEEKKEESESEDDDMGFGLFE